In Brevibacillus brevis NBRC 100599, a single genomic region encodes these proteins:
- a CDS encoding metallophosphoesterase family protein yields the protein MLSFIHTADVHLDAPLQMLGERYELRQDDFRQTMKRIRDLVPEKEADFWLIAGDLLEYHGGRRSTALFLRDLFASIAPIPVVIAPGNHDPWRADSFYQTLEWSGNVYWFTPEWGVYEFPEKSCVIYGWGFGQPHVYESPLDTFPGKLEGYTHHLMVLHASVLSNSGEGEHHPYAPVTLQQLVQTGMDYVAMGHIHKPESFMHPVKKQPFAAYPGSPEGLTSKEAGERHVLYGELDHDGRLQLTAIPVQSRKIQKLEIKANGVETTEQLIDRMEQQLMEENDSDMMYITLIGERAAHFQPPLSVLQQRFSRFFLLQLTDQTWPDVDEDKLIADGGVWGRWLSKLAEAESRAQNEDEREIVRLAKQEALARIGGTIR from the coding sequence GTGCTGTCATTTATTCATACAGCGGATGTCCATCTGGATGCGCCGCTTCAAATGTTGGGGGAGCGCTACGAGCTGCGTCAGGATGATTTTCGTCAAACGATGAAAAGAATCCGTGACCTCGTTCCGGAAAAGGAAGCAGACTTCTGGCTCATTGCTGGAGATTTGCTGGAATACCACGGGGGAAGACGATCCACTGCCTTGTTTTTACGTGATCTTTTTGCCAGCATCGCACCAATCCCTGTCGTGATCGCACCTGGCAATCACGATCCGTGGCGAGCGGATTCGTTTTATCAAACATTAGAATGGTCGGGGAACGTCTACTGGTTTACACCCGAGTGGGGGGTGTATGAATTTCCCGAAAAGTCGTGCGTGATTTACGGCTGGGGCTTCGGGCAGCCACATGTGTACGAGTCGCCACTCGATACATTTCCAGGAAAATTGGAAGGGTATACCCATCATCTGATGGTTCTGCATGCCAGTGTGCTTTCCAATTCAGGAGAAGGAGAGCATCATCCGTATGCGCCTGTCACCTTGCAGCAGCTTGTACAGACGGGAATGGATTATGTTGCGATGGGACACATTCACAAGCCGGAATCATTCATGCATCCTGTCAAAAAACAACCGTTCGCAGCTTACCCAGGCTCTCCAGAAGGATTGACGAGCAAAGAAGCGGGAGAACGACATGTTTTGTATGGAGAGCTGGATCATGATGGTAGGTTGCAGCTGACGGCGATTCCTGTCCAGTCACGCAAAATTCAAAAGCTGGAAATCAAAGCGAATGGAGTCGAAACAACTGAGCAGCTCATTGATCGAATGGAGCAGCAACTCATGGAGGAAAACGACTCCGATATGATGTACATCACGCTGATAGGGGAGCGAGCAGCCCATTTTCAACCTCCCTTGTCCGTCCTTCAACAGCGATTTTCCCGATTTTTTTTGTTGCAGCTGACAGACCAGACTTGGCCTGATGTGGATGAGGACAAGCTGATCGCAGATGGTGGCGTTTGGGGGAGATGGCTTTCCAAACTGGCAGAGGCAGAGTCCCGTGCGCAAAATGAGGACGAGCGAGAAATCGTCAGGCTAGCCAAACAAGAGGCTCTGGCGCGGATCGGAGGGACCATTCGATGA
- a CDS encoding DJ-1/PfpI family protein: MSKKVLIVTGDAVEALEVFYPYYRCLEEGYETVIAAPSVKTLHTVCHDFEAHSETYTEKPAYQLPAHVAFSDINPEAFDALIIPGGRAPEHIRLNEHLKPIVAHFFETNKPVAAICHGSQVLTIVREHLAGREITAYQACRPDVEACGAIYQTETLHVDGNLVSGHAWPDLPGFMREFLHLLK; encoded by the coding sequence ATGAGCAAAAAAGTGTTGATTGTAACAGGCGACGCTGTAGAGGCACTGGAGGTTTTCTATCCGTATTACCGCTGCTTGGAAGAAGGGTATGAAACGGTCATTGCAGCGCCCAGCGTGAAAACCCTGCACACCGTTTGCCATGATTTCGAAGCACACAGTGAGACATACACAGAAAAGCCAGCTTATCAGCTTCCCGCCCATGTTGCCTTTTCGGACATTAATCCTGAGGCGTTTGACGCTTTGATTATTCCGGGAGGACGAGCACCAGAGCATATCAGGCTCAATGAACACTTGAAGCCGATTGTCGCGCACTTCTTCGAGACGAACAAGCCAGTCGCAGCTATCTGCCATGGCTCTCAAGTATTGACGATTGTTCGTGAGCACTTAGCCGGTCGTGAAATCACAGCGTACCAGGCTTGCAGACCCGATGTAGAAGCGTGTGGAGCGATCTACCAAACGGAAACGCTCCATGTCGATGGTAATCTTGTTTCCGGACATGCTTGGCCAGACTTGCCAGGCTTCATGCGTGAATTCCTCCATTTGCTCAAGTAA